Proteins from one Natrinema salinisoli genomic window:
- a CDS encoding DUF7563 family protein, whose translation MVGVTVTPWQSVDHSTCLHCEDHVTDRFRRVFGDDDNRAHRCGNCDTYARLSRGSAAGIDVAIPDPETSPGRHGGEADA comes from the coding sequence GTGGTCGGCGTGACGGTCACACCGTGGCAGTCGGTCGATCACTCGACGTGTCTTCATTGCGAAGACCACGTTACGGACCGGTTCCGTCGCGTTTTCGGTGATGACGACAATCGAGCCCATCGTTGTGGCAACTGCGATACCTATGCACGACTGAGCCGTGGCTCTGCAGCCGGCATCGACGTTGCGATTCCGGACCCGGAGACGTCACCCGGCCGTCACGGAGGTGAGGCTGATGCGTAA